The window TGAGTAGTTACAAATAGATAAAGTTAAAGAGACTGTTTAAATTGATACTCATAAAAATCAATTTTTACAGTCTCTTTTTTTACTTACTTTTTTCAATCTGATTTACATATTCATATATTCTTTTCTCTAGCCAATAAACTTTAGAAAATAGTGATGCAAAACCAACATGTCCACCATATTTTGGCATCTCAAGAGTAATAAAGCTATTTTCATTTGCCTCTTTTATAGGGTAACACTTCTTAGACATAATAGGATCATCTAAAGGAGTTAAAATTAAAGTTTTTACCTTGATATTTGGAATAAAATTAATACTACTTGTTTTTTCATAGTAATCAATAGCATCTATAAATCCATTATATTGAGCTGTAAAAAGATTATCAAAATCTTCCATATCCTCAACTCTATCCATAAGCTTCATATTTATAACATTAGGAAACATCTCATTTTTTATCTTTACTTTTTCTTTTAATTTTTTTAAAAAATATCTTCTATAAATAAAATTTTCTCTTTTTCTAAATTGTACAGAGTTTGAAACTAACTCACATGGTGGTGACACTGCTACTCCACAAAGAAGATTTTTAGGATACTCTTCCCTCT is drawn from Fusobacterium varium and contains these coding sequences:
- a CDS encoding alpha/beta fold hydrolase encodes the protein MLEYKPCFLFGNKHINTCFPTLFRKINIEYKRERIDTPDGDFLDLDWIKNGNDKVIVLCHGLEGSSRSKYIQGTARYFSERGWDVLAINYRGCSGEMNRKLTFYHMGYTEDLETTLKETSQYKKVALAGFSLGANLVLKYLGEREEYPKNLLCGVAVSPPCELVSNSVQFRKRENFIYRRYFLKKLKEKVKIKNEMFPNVINMKLMDRVEDMEDFDNLFTAQYNGFIDAIDYYEKTSSINFIPNIKVKTLILTPLDDPIMSKKCYPIKEANENSFITLEMPKYGGHVGFASLFSKVYWLEKRIYEYVNQIEKSK